One window of the Eucalyptus grandis isolate ANBG69807.140 chromosome 8, ASM1654582v1, whole genome shotgun sequence genome contains the following:
- the LOC120286927 gene encoding F-box protein PP2-B11-like, with protein MAFSKLPDDVISQIISLTTPRDACRVSSVSTSFRSIADSDQVWLKFLPPDHDKLVLPQVSPKKSLYLHLCDHPVPIGGNRNMVSARFETWSEPHIFSLDKKSAKKCFMIGARELAIPGGDDYRSWCWIAEPNSRFDQVAQLLFAGWFHIKARLETKMLSPKTRYAAYLVFQFRCHKSGFHRPAVSCVSVESDTDTHREWPTVVLDPGEGEPRSTRERGDGWLEIEMGEFYNENGDDGTLECSFKEVDEYTLRSGLVVEGIELRPKETY; from the exons ATGGCATTCTCGAAGTTGCCTGACGACGTGATCTCTCAGATCATCTCTCTCACAACTCCACGAGACGCTTGCAGAGTATCGTCGGTCTCTACCTCCTTCAGATCGATCGCAGATTCAGATCAGGTGTGGCTCAAATTCTTGCCGCCTGACCACGACAAGCTCGTCCTCCCTCAGGTATCACCCAAGAAGTCACTCTACCTCCATCTCTGCGATCATCCAGTCCCCATCGGCGGCAATCGAAACATGGTTAGCGCTCGATTCGAAACATGGAGCGAGCCTCAC ATCTTCTCGTTGGATAAGAAGAGTGCAAAGAAATGCTTTATGATCGGAGCAAGAGAGCTAGCAATCCCAGGGGGAGATGACTATCGTTCGTGGTGCTGGATTGCTGAACCAAATTCCAG GTTTGATCAAGTGGCTCAGCTCCTGTTCGCAGGCTGGTTTCACATCAAAGCAAGACTCGAAACAAAAATGCTCTCGCCCAAGACGAGGTACGCAGCTTACCTCGTCTTTCAATTCAGATGCCATAAAAGCGGATTTCATCGGCCGGCAGTGTCGTGCGTGTCGGTCGAAAGCGACACCGACACGCACAGAGAATGGCCAACCGTGGTCCTCGACCCCGGAGAAGGGGAGCCTCGGTCGACGAGGGAGCGTGGAGACGGGTGGCTGGAGATTGAGATGGGGGAGTTCTACAACGAGAACGGAGACGATGGAACTCTGGAGTGTAGCTTTAAGGAGGTCGATGAATACACCTTGAGGAGCGGTCTCGTTGTTGAAGGCATCGAACTTAGGCCTAAAGAGACGTACTAA